One stretch of Saccharomonospora xinjiangensis XJ-54 DNA includes these proteins:
- a CDS encoding DUF3558 domain-containing protein, producing MSRRTARAFSALTLVTAASVLTACGDDSAANPPGLADQKDTATSSAAGAGADVPTVSNPLDVTSLASDPCAALSSAQLTQFGLGDGETQSNAGHAGKACRWKRTEESLDSVDFTVVTENTDGLASVYASKDGSAYFEPTEIAGYPAVYTGLTDSRDSGTCDLWVGVSDQQVVYIMTNLVSAESAEASCGLAADVAEAAITTLGG from the coding sequence ATGAGCCGCCGCACGGCTCGCGCATTCTCCGCGCTCACACTTGTCACGGCCGCGTCCGTACTGACCGCCTGCGGTGACGACTCCGCGGCGAATCCACCGGGCCTCGCCGACCAGAAGGACACAGCCACCTCCTCGGCGGCGGGTGCCGGAGCCGACGTGCCGACGGTGTCGAACCCGCTCGATGTCACCTCGTTGGCGTCGGACCCATGTGCGGCCCTGTCCTCGGCGCAGCTGACCCAGTTCGGGTTGGGCGACGGAGAGACGCAATCGAACGCCGGGCACGCAGGCAAGGCCTGCCGGTGGAAGCGGACCGAGGAAAGCCTCGACTCCGTCGATTTCACCGTTGTCACCGAGAACACCGACGGCCTCGCCAGCGTCTACGCGTCGAAGGACGGGAGCGCCTACTTCGAACCGACCGAGATAGCCGGATATCCCGCCGTCTACACGGGTCTTACTGACAGCAGGGACTCGGGAACATGCGATCTGTGGGTCGGGGTCAGTGACCAGCAGGTCGTGTACATCATGACAAATCTCGTCTCGGCGGAGTCCGCCGAGGCATCGTGCGGACTGGCCGCCGACGTCGCCGAAGCCGCCATCACCACCCTGGGGGGTTGA
- the rplI gene encoding 50S ribosomal protein L9, translating into MAKIILTTDVANLGGPGDIVEVKDGYARNFLLPRGLAITATKGAEKNIRTIRRVQEARRIRDLDHAKEIRSTLEGLGTVQVKGKAAEGSKKLFGSITAADIVGAISSAGGPQLDKRIIDTGQHIKTLGKHQIKARLHPDVTVDLRLEVVPQ; encoded by the coding sequence ATGGCTAAGATCATCCTGACGACCGACGTGGCGAACCTCGGAGGCCCCGGCGACATCGTCGAGGTCAAGGACGGCTACGCCCGTAACTTCCTGTTGCCGCGCGGCCTCGCCATCACGGCGACGAAGGGCGCGGAGAAGAACATCCGCACCATCCGGCGGGTCCAGGAGGCGCGGCGCATCCGCGACCTCGACCACGCCAAGGAGATTCGCTCCACACTGGAGGGTCTCGGCACCGTCCAGGTCAAGGGCAAGGCCGCGGAGGGTTCGAAGAAGCTCTTCGGCTCGATCACGGCCGCCGACATCGTCGGCGCGATCTCCTCTGCCGGTGGCCCGCAGCTCGACAAGCGGATCATCGACACCGGCCAGCACATCAAGACGCTGGGCAAGCACCAGATCAAGGCCCGCCTGCACCCCGATGTGACGGTGGACCTGCGACTGGAGGTCGTCCCCCAGTAG
- the rpsR gene encoding 30S ribosomal protein S18 has translation MAKPPVRKPKKKVCVFCKAEKQGHPELIDYKDTNMLRKYISDRGKIRARRVTGNCSQHQRDIATAVKNSREMALLPYTSTAR, from the coding sequence GTGGCGAAGCCACCAGTTCGCAAGCCGAAGAAGAAGGTCTGCGTGTTCTGCAAGGCCGAGAAGCAGGGTCACCCCGAGCTGATCGACTACAAGGACACCAACATGCTGCGGAAGTACATCTCCGACCGCGGCAAGATCCGGGCCCGCCGGGTCACCGGCAACTGCAGCCAGCACCAGCGCGACATCGCCACCGCGGTGAAGAACTCGCGCGAGATGGCGCTGCTTCCCTACACATCGACGGCTCGCTGA
- a CDS encoding single-stranded DNA-binding protein: MAGDTIITVVGNLTADPELRFTPSGAAVANFTVASTPRTFDRQTGEWKDGEALFLRCNIWRQAAENVAESLTRGARVIVQGRLKQRSFETKEGEKRTVVELEVDEIGPSLRYATAKVNKVSRGSGGGGFGGGSGAPSDDPWGSAPPTGGAGGFSDEPPF; encoded by the coding sequence ATGGCCGGAGACACCATCATCACCGTGGTCGGCAACCTCACCGCCGACCCGGAGCTGCGGTTCACGCCGTCCGGTGCGGCCGTCGCGAACTTCACCGTCGCCTCGACGCCGAGGACCTTCGACCGCCAGACCGGTGAGTGGAAGGACGGCGAGGCCCTGTTCCTGCGCTGCAACATCTGGCGCCAGGCCGCCGAGAACGTCGCGGAGTCCCTCACGAGGGGGGCCAGGGTCATCGTTCAGGGCAGGCTGAAGCAGCGGTCGTTCGAGACCAAGGAAGGCGAGAAGCGCACGGTCGTCGAACTCGAGGTTGACGAGATCGGCCCATCACTGCGTTACGCCACGGCGAAGGTCAACAAGGTCAGCCGGGGCAGCGGCGGAGGCGGATTCGGCGGAGGAAGCGGCGCGCCTTCCGACGACCCGTGGGGCTCCGCACCTCCCACCGGCGGCGCGGGCGGCTTCTCCGACGAACCGCCGTTCTGA
- the rpsF gene encoding 30S ribosomal protein S6 — protein MSRHYEVMVILDPSLDERTVAPTLENFLQVIRSAGGNVEKVDVWGRRRLAYEIAKNAEGIYAVLDLYTDPDAVKELDRQLSLQETVLRTKVVRRRAPRGAKKAAKAAAKA, from the coding sequence GTGTCACGCCATTACGAGGTCATGGTGATCCTCGACCCTTCGCTCGACGAGCGCACCGTCGCTCCGACCCTGGAGAACTTCCTCCAGGTCATCCGCTCGGCCGGTGGCAACGTCGAGAAGGTTGACGTGTGGGGCCGCCGCAGGCTGGCTTACGAGATCGCCAAGAACGCGGAAGGCATCTACGCCGTCCTCGACCTCTACACCGACCCCGACGCGGTGAAGGAACTCGACCGGCAGCTGTCACTTCAGGAGACCGTGCTGCGCACCAAGGTCGTCCGCAGGCGCGCTCCGCGCGGCGCGAAGAAGGCCGCCAAGGCCGCCGCGAAGGCCTGA
- a CDS encoding deoxyribonuclease IV: protein MQIGAHVRDDDPLSAARERAAEAVQFFLADPQSWKTPHSHPQATELAEAGIAVYIHAPYVLNVASLNNRIRIPSRKTVAAHAAAAAETGARGLIVHGGHVRKGEEPAEGLANWRKLFERQQEQGGFGVPLLIENTAGGEGAMARDLDMLARLWDEVADFGAGFCLDTCHAYAAGWDLEEAVGRVLAITGRIDLVHLNNSRDEHGSQRDRHAGVVGGEGTIDPELLVAVAREAGAPVIVETPQDGQAADIEFLRARL from the coding sequence ATGCAGATCGGCGCGCATGTCCGCGATGACGACCCTTTGTCGGCGGCACGAGAGCGAGCGGCGGAAGCGGTGCAGTTCTTTCTCGCCGATCCGCAGAGCTGGAAGACCCCGCACTCGCATCCCCAGGCGACCGAACTCGCCGAAGCGGGGATCGCGGTGTACATCCACGCGCCGTACGTGCTCAACGTGGCCTCGCTCAACAACCGGATCCGGATTCCCTCTCGCAAGACCGTTGCCGCGCACGCCGCAGCCGCGGCCGAGACGGGGGCGCGTGGACTGATCGTGCACGGCGGCCACGTCCGCAAGGGTGAGGAGCCTGCCGAGGGCCTTGCCAACTGGCGCAAGCTCTTCGAGCGGCAGCAGGAGCAGGGCGGGTTCGGCGTCCCGCTGCTCATCGAGAACACCGCGGGCGGCGAGGGGGCCATGGCACGCGATCTCGACATGCTCGCCCGCCTGTGGGACGAGGTGGCCGACTTCGGCGCCGGGTTCTGCCTGGACACCTGCCACGCCTACGCGGCGGGATGGGATCTCGAGGAGGCCGTTGGCCGAGTGCTCGCCATCACGGGGAGGATCGATCTCGTCCACCTCAACAACTCGCGCGACGAGCACGGTTCGCAGCGCGACCGCCACGCAGGCGTCGTCGGCGGTGAGGGCACCATCGACCCGGAACTGCTCGTCGCGGTGGCGAGGGAAGCCGGGGCTCCGGTGATCGTGGAAACCCCGCAGGACGGTCAGGCGGCCGACATCGAGTTCCTGCGCGCGAGACTCTGA
- a CDS encoding glycosyltransferase family 87 protein, with protein MSSDIHGSPEAPTPDTASLDATQREIPSWSDPLVEGATRPVGGPLGTHAAVGRHWFWTPLRVCLLLAILGLTAGWFGKAACIQQYVTDDGGVELDWRSGRQYVAMCYSDIVPLYTAERLDDPGTFPYATSWVENQGTEHEQVRYMEYPVLSGLFQWVNAKLTHAWTGAAQAGWLPAALPVAVYFNITAFFLSVAWLVTVWAVARTARRRVWDAAIVAVSPLVVVHAFTNFDALATAAAATGLLAWSRSRPVLAGVLFGIGAATKLYPLFLLGPLLVLCLRAGRMRAWSAAAGTTALTWTIINLPFMLFLREGWSEFFRLNTQRDMDPDSLYNVISYFTGWQGFDGPLAPGEAPAVLNTVSGALFLALCAGIAYVGLSAPRRPRVAQLCFLVVAAFLLTNKVWSPQYSLWLVPLAVLALPRWRLLLGWMVIDALVWAPRMFYYLGTENKGLPEGWFLGTVVVRDIVVVLLCVVVLREIYRPSRDPVRVAGIDDPAGGVLDGVADSVVIRRRRGPDRREARRDQSLARRNSMSAA; from the coding sequence GTGTCCAGCGATATTCATGGTTCGCCTGAAGCCCCGACGCCCGACACCGCGTCGCTGGACGCCACCCAGCGGGAGATTCCGAGTTGGTCCGACCCACTCGTGGAAGGGGCCACCCGCCCCGTCGGCGGACCGCTGGGCACACACGCGGCTGTCGGAAGGCACTGGTTCTGGACCCCGCTGCGGGTGTGCCTGCTGCTGGCCATCCTCGGCCTGACAGCGGGCTGGTTCGGCAAGGCCGCCTGCATCCAGCAGTACGTCACCGACGACGGTGGCGTCGAGCTGGACTGGCGGTCGGGCAGACAGTACGTGGCGATGTGCTATTCGGACATCGTCCCTCTCTACACCGCCGAGCGGCTGGACGATCCTGGCACGTTCCCCTATGCCACGAGCTGGGTCGAGAACCAGGGGACCGAGCACGAGCAGGTGCGGTACATGGAGTACCCCGTCCTCTCCGGCCTGTTCCAGTGGGTCAACGCGAAGCTGACCCACGCCTGGACCGGCGCCGCGCAGGCGGGCTGGCTTCCCGCGGCATTGCCGGTGGCGGTGTACTTCAACATCACCGCCTTCTTCCTGTCGGTGGCGTGGCTCGTCACCGTGTGGGCTGTGGCGAGGACAGCGCGACGGCGGGTGTGGGACGCCGCCATCGTCGCGGTGTCGCCGCTGGTGGTGGTGCACGCCTTCACGAACTTCGACGCACTCGCCACCGCGGCCGCCGCCACGGGACTACTCGCGTGGTCACGCAGCAGACCGGTACTCGCCGGCGTGCTGTTCGGGATCGGCGCCGCGACGAAGCTCTATCCGCTCTTCCTGCTCGGCCCTCTGCTCGTGCTGTGTCTGCGGGCAGGGCGGATGCGAGCGTGGAGCGCCGCAGCCGGTACCACCGCCCTCACCTGGACGATCATCAACCTGCCCTTCATGCTCTTCCTCCGCGAGGGCTGGTCGGAGTTCTTCCGCCTGAACACGCAACGGGACATGGACCCCGACTCGCTGTACAACGTGATCTCGTACTTCACCGGGTGGCAGGGCTTCGACGGGCCGCTCGCGCCCGGCGAGGCGCCTGCGGTACTCAACACGGTGAGCGGGGCACTGTTCCTGGCGCTGTGTGCGGGTATCGCCTACGTGGGGCTCTCCGCTCCCCGCAGGCCGAGAGTGGCGCAACTGTGTTTCCTCGTCGTCGCGGCTTTCCTGCTCACCAACAAGGTCTGGAGCCCGCAGTACTCGCTGTGGCTCGTGCCGCTGGCCGTGCTCGCGCTGCCCCGCTGGCGGCTTCTGCTGGGGTGGATGGTGATCGACGCCCTCGTGTGGGCTCCGAGGATGTTCTACTACCTCGGCACCGAGAACAAGGGCCTGCCCGAAGGCTGGTTCCTCGGGACCGTGGTCGTGCGCGACATCGTCGTGGTGCTGCTGTGCGTCGTCGTTCTGCGGGAGATCTATCGCCCTTCCCGCGACCCGGTGCGGGTCGCGGGCATCGACGATCCCGCTGGTGGTGTGCTGGACGGCGTGGCGGACTCCGTCGTGATCAGGCGGCGGCGTGGACCGGACCGGCGTGAGGCGCGCCGCGATCAGAGTCTCGCGCGCAGGAACTCGATGTCGGCCGCCTGA
- a CDS encoding transglycosylase domain-containing protein, producing MPGERPVPPPQARRQPPQATARSGEGAPPQAGRRPGSPGQRPPRRPGERPANSAAAGAAAGAGAGALAGSGEREPELITHRAYNGTADAPGDYDRFDDDGFDGGDRLDDRVEERHHEPGLGDEGDGDAPRKKKGKAALTPAQRRKRRWKIIRRSLYAFVTLFFVLPAIAFAITYFLVDVPSPEEVAEQQAKVVTYYYADGKTEMGRDVPPDGGNRILLKPHEITPQVKHAVYAAEDATFETNPGFDVSGILRAVYNQLTGGVGGGSTITQQYIKKATENEEYSITRKWTELVKAFKMSNEQSKDEIITAYLNTIYFGRNAYGIETAAQAYFGKSAKEINASEAALLAGMIQQPGRSEYPEVREKRWNYVMDQLVANGWLTKAERDAAKLPQLIDLEDSRPESISGPERFIQQRVKEELEAKGYPEEKLQAGGYRVYLTIDQKAQEAAEQAVKQVMEGEDPELHEALVAVDPKTGAVRAYYGGPYDPEVPGGQYDWASAQRNPGSSFKPFDLVALLKKGKGLGETYDGTSPRMFGDRPVRNSNNESCGPNCTVEEAMKRSINTVFFDIVVNEVGPQAVVDAATEAGVPEEGSGVDGRPTMPTLDGNISIGGGDTMVSPLHMAASYATFADDGIRHETHFVAKLTTADGEVVFDETSEVATEGEPAFSDDPAESKQIAGNVTKSLIPVLEHSELMCAGERDCAGKTGTHQYVDPSGATVDENAEAWMVGYSPQISAAVWVGTGKNKPIRDAAGNRVYGSGLPGEIWKLFMDAYHEGKPLMEFPEVEPIGKIPTTPLPETSQPPVTNSSSSAVVTSSSAATSESSRPSNTDSNRPSNTTGNGDEDDGKTTDVTNPGGEPGRPGDEWDWLRGREADASETQ from the coding sequence GTGCCGGGCGAACGACCCGTACCTCCTCCACAGGCACGCAGGCAGCCGCCCCAGGCCACCGCCCGCTCCGGCGAGGGCGCCCCACCGCAGGCAGGGCGAAGGCCGGGATCGCCGGGGCAGCGACCCCCTCGCAGGCCGGGTGAACGTCCCGCGAACTCCGCTGCGGCGGGAGCCGCGGCAGGAGCGGGCGCGGGCGCGCTGGCCGGGTCGGGGGAACGGGAACCGGAACTCATCACCCACCGCGCGTACAACGGCACCGCCGACGCACCCGGTGACTACGACCGGTTCGACGACGACGGTTTCGACGGCGGCGATCGCCTTGATGACCGGGTGGAGGAGCGGCACCACGAACCCGGCCTCGGCGACGAGGGGGACGGCGACGCACCCCGGAAGAAGAAGGGCAAGGCGGCTCTCACCCCAGCCCAGCGCCGCAAGCGCCGCTGGAAGATCATCCGACGTAGCCTCTACGCCTTCGTCACGCTGTTCTTCGTCCTTCCCGCCATCGCGTTCGCCATCACCTACTTCCTCGTGGATGTCCCCTCGCCCGAGGAGGTCGCCGAACAGCAGGCCAAGGTCGTCACCTACTACTACGCCGACGGCAAGACCGAGATGGGCCGCGACGTCCCGCCCGACGGCGGCAACCGCATCCTGCTCAAGCCTCACGAGATCACGCCACAGGTGAAGCACGCCGTCTACGCGGCCGAGGACGCCACGTTCGAGACCAACCCCGGTTTCGACGTCAGCGGCATCCTGCGCGCGGTGTACAACCAGCTCACCGGCGGCGTGGGCGGTGGTTCCACCATCACCCAGCAGTACATCAAGAAGGCCACGGAGAACGAGGAGTACTCGATCACTCGTAAGTGGACCGAGCTCGTCAAGGCGTTCAAGATGAGCAACGAGCAGTCCAAGGACGAGATCATCACCGCCTATCTCAACACGATCTACTTCGGCCGTAACGCCTACGGCATCGAGACGGCGGCGCAGGCGTACTTCGGGAAGTCGGCCAAGGAGATCAACGCCTCGGAGGCGGCGTTGCTCGCCGGGATGATCCAGCAGCCGGGCCGCTCCGAGTACCCGGAGGTCCGGGAGAAGCGCTGGAACTACGTGATGGACCAGTTGGTGGCCAACGGCTGGCTCACCAAGGCCGAACGCGACGCGGCGAAGCTGCCCCAGCTCATCGACCTGGAGGATTCGAGGCCCGAATCCATCAGCGGCCCCGAGCGGTTCATCCAGCAGCGGGTGAAGGAAGAGCTTGAGGCGAAGGGCTACCCGGAGGAGAAACTCCAGGCAGGCGGCTACCGGGTCTATCTCACGATCGACCAGAAGGCGCAGGAGGCAGCCGAGCAGGCCGTCAAGCAGGTGATGGAGGGTGAGGACCCCGAGTTGCATGAGGCACTCGTCGCCGTCGATCCCAAGACCGGCGCCGTGCGTGCCTACTACGGCGGGCCTTACGACCCCGAAGTGCCCGGCGGCCAGTACGACTGGGCTTCGGCCCAGCGCAACCCGGGCTCGTCGTTCAAGCCGTTCGACCTCGTCGCGCTACTCAAGAAGGGCAAGGGCCTCGGGGAAACCTACGACGGCACCTCACCGAGGATGTTCGGCGATCGCCCGGTGCGGAACTCGAACAACGAGAGTTGCGGCCCCAACTGCACCGTCGAAGAGGCGATGAAGCGCTCCATCAACACCGTGTTCTTCGACATCGTCGTGAACGAGGTCGGCCCGCAGGCCGTCGTCGATGCGGCCACCGAGGCAGGCGTCCCTGAGGAGGGCAGTGGTGTCGATGGCAGGCCCACCATGCCGACCCTCGACGGCAACATCTCCATCGGTGGTGGCGACACGATGGTCTCGCCGCTGCACATGGCAGCTTCCTACGCCACCTTCGCCGACGACGGCATCCGGCACGAGACGCACTTCGTCGCGAAGCTGACCACCGCGGACGGCGAGGTCGTGTTCGACGAGACCTCGGAGGTCGCCACCGAGGGCGAACCCGCTTTCTCGGACGACCCGGCCGAGAGCAAGCAGATCGCGGGCAACGTCACGAAGTCGCTGATTCCCGTGCTGGAGCACTCCGAGTTGATGTGTGCGGGCGAGCGGGACTGTGCGGGCAAGACGGGAACGCACCAGTACGTTGACCCGTCGGGCGCGACGGTTGACGAGAACGCCGAGGCGTGGATGGTCGGCTACAGCCCGCAGATCTCGGCCGCGGTGTGGGTCGGTACGGGAAAGAACAAGCCCATCCGGGATGCCGCAGGCAACCGGGTCTACGGCAGCGGCCTTCCGGGCGAGATCTGGAAGCTGTTCATGGACGCCTACCACGAGGGCAAACCGCTGATGGAGTTCCCCGAGGTGGAACCCATCGGCAAGATCCCGACCACGCCGCTACCGGAGACGTCGCAGCCGCCCGTGACTAATTCGAGTTCGTCCGCAGTCGTGACCTCCAGTTCCGCGGCCACCTCGGAGTCGTCGAGGCCGTCGAACACCGACTCGAACCGTCCTTCGAACACAACGGGCAACGGCGACGAGGACGACGGCAAGACCACCGACGTCACCAATCCCGGAGGTGAGCCGGGAAGGCCGGGCGACGAATGGGACTGGCTACGCGGAAGGGAAGCTGACGCGAGCGAAACCCAGTAG